One window from the genome of Pedobacter schmidteae encodes:
- a CDS encoding Gfo/Idh/MocA family oxidoreductase has protein sequence MRTKDLSRRHFLKQTMMLSAAAAIAPGVLMGMNKGDITFAGPNERVNLACIGIGNRGAEIIRDLYKTGLVNIVALCDVDMGAAHTAAVLKEFPNVPRFQDFRKMFDKMSNQIDAVTVGVPDFSHFPITMMAMGLGKHVYVEKPMARTFNEVELMMKAAKKYSKVVTQMGNQGHSEANYFQFKAWKEAGIIKDVTSITAHMNSPRRWHGWDIHMSAFPAAQPVPETLDWDLWQMATNGHNYNKDFVNGQWRCWYDLGMGALGDWGAHILDTAHEFLDLGLPQEINAVKLEGHNKLFYPTSTTLCFKFPKRGNMPALDINWYDGVNNLPPIPKGYGVSGLDPNIPPPSTGAIEPAKLNPGKILYSKELTFKGGSHGSTLSIIPEEKAKAMAASLPEVPVSPSNHFKNFLQACKGEEKTRSPFAVAGPLSQVFCLGVLAQKLNTKLEFDRKKKIITNNKTANALLIGPPPRKGWEQYYKV, from the coding sequence ATGAGAACAAAAGATTTATCAAGACGACATTTTTTAAAGCAGACCATGATGCTGTCTGCTGCGGCAGCCATCGCTCCGGGAGTATTGATGGGGATGAACAAAGGGGATATCACATTTGCCGGCCCAAACGAGCGTGTAAACCTGGCCTGTATAGGAATCGGTAACAGAGGTGCCGAAATTATCCGTGATTTGTATAAAACGGGTTTGGTAAATATTGTAGCCTTATGCGATGTTGATATGGGGGCTGCGCATACGGCTGCTGTTTTGAAGGAGTTTCCGAATGTGCCACGCTTTCAGGACTTCAGGAAGATGTTTGATAAGATGAGCAACCAGATTGATGCCGTTACGGTTGGAGTACCCGATTTTTCTCATTTCCCGATTACGATGATGGCAATGGGATTGGGTAAACATGTTTATGTAGAGAAACCGATGGCACGTACTTTTAACGAAGTGGAGCTGATGATGAAAGCCGCGAAAAAATACAGTAAGGTAGTAACCCAGATGGGGAATCAGGGACATTCGGAAGCTAATTATTTTCAGTTTAAAGCCTGGAAGGAGGCGGGAATCATCAAAGATGTGACTTCGATCACTGCACACATGAACTCGCCCAGACGTTGGCATGGCTGGGACATCCATATGAGTGCTTTCCCTGCTGCGCAGCCTGTTCCGGAGACGCTCGACTGGGATCTTTGGCAAATGGCTACAAACGGACACAATTACAATAAAGATTTTGTAAATGGACAATGGCGTTGCTGGTATGATCTGGGTATGGGCGCACTTGGCGACTGGGGTGCGCATATTCTGGATACGGCACATGAGTTTCTTGATCTTGGATTGCCACAGGAAATTAATGCTGTTAAACTAGAGGGGCACAACAAGCTCTTTTATCCAACCTCCACCACTTTGTGTTTTAAATTTCCGAAAAGAGGTAATATGCCTGCTTTGGACATCAACTGGTACGATGGTGTAAATAATCTGCCACCCATTCCAAAAGGCTACGGTGTGTCGGGGCTCGACCCGAATATTCCGCCACCAAGTACAGGGGCAATTGAGCCTGCAAAGTTAAATCCCGGAAAGATCCTCTACAGTAAGGAACTGACCTTTAAAGGTGGGTCTCATGGTAGTACATTATCCATTATCCCGGAAGAAAAAGCGAAGGCTATGGCTGCCTCATTGCCAGAGGTACCTGTAAGTCCTTCTAATCACTTTAAAAACTTCCTTCAGGCCTGCAAAGGGGAAGAGAAAACAAGGTCACCTTTTGCTGTAGCCGGACCACTTAGCCAGGTGTTTTGCCTGGGTGTATTGGCGCAGAAGCTAAATACCAAACTGGAGTTTGATCGTAAAAAGAAGATCATTACCAATAACAAAACTGCAAATGCGCTGCTCATCGGGCCACCACCGCGCAAAGGCTGGGAGCAATATTATAAAGTGTAG
- a CDS encoding AIR synthase related protein, giving the protein MSDNRYNQRGVSASKEDVHQAIKNIDKGIFPQAFCKIIPDILGNDETFCNIMHADGAGTKSSLAYVYWKETGDISVWKGIAQDAIIMNIDDLICVGATDNILLSSTIGRNKNLIPGEVIAAIINGTEEILAELRSQGISIYSTGGETADVGDLVRTIIVDSTVTCRIERDKIISNDNIQSGDVIVGLSSSGQASYETEYNGGMGSNGLTSARHDVFDKSVANAYPESFDPAVPFDLVFSGGKKLTDKVRVDENTEITAGKLVLSPTRTYAPVIKKVLEGFRSQIHGIVHCSGGAQTKVLHFVNDNVHIIKDNLFPVPPLFQLIQEQSGTDWKEMYKVFNMGHRMELYVPASIAEDIIAISKSFNIDAQVIGRVEASAQKQVTISSDKGNFSYF; this is encoded by the coding sequence ATGAGTGATAACAGGTACAACCAGCGTGGCGTTTCTGCCTCGAAAGAAGATGTGCATCAGGCCATCAAGAACATAGACAAAGGCATTTTCCCGCAGGCCTTCTGCAAAATCATCCCTGATATTCTGGGCAATGATGAAACGTTTTGTAACATCATGCATGCAGATGGTGCAGGCACAAAGTCTTCTCTGGCTTATGTTTACTGGAAAGAAACCGGCGACATTTCCGTATGGAAAGGCATTGCTCAAGACGCCATCATTATGAATATTGACGATCTGATCTGTGTAGGTGCGACAGACAATATCCTGTTATCTTCAACAATCGGACGTAATAAAAACCTGATTCCAGGTGAAGTAATTGCCGCCATTATCAATGGTACTGAAGAAATTTTAGCCGAACTTCGTTCACAGGGTATCTCGATATACTCAACCGGAGGTGAAACGGCCGACGTCGGCGATCTCGTACGGACCATTATTGTTGATTCAACTGTAACCTGCCGCATTGAAAGAGATAAAATCATCAGCAACGACAATATTCAGTCGGGCGATGTAATTGTTGGCTTATCCTCATCAGGACAAGCAAGCTATGAAACGGAATATAATGGCGGAATGGGTTCTAATGGACTAACTTCTGCACGTCATGATGTATTTGATAAATCGGTTGCCAACGCTTATCCGGAAAGTTTTGATCCGGCGGTGCCTTTTGATCTGGTATTTTCAGGTGGCAAAAAGTTAACCGACAAAGTTCGCGTTGACGAGAATACAGAAATAACTGCGGGTAAACTGGTTTTATCACCTACGCGTACCTATGCTCCGGTGATTAAGAAAGTTTTGGAAGGCTTCAGATCGCAAATCCATGGTATTGTACATTGCAGCGGTGGCGCTCAAACTAAAGTATTACATTTTGTTAATGACAATGTACATATCATTAAAGATAATTTATTCCCTGTCCCTCCCCTGTTTCAATTGATTCAGGAACAGTCGGGTACCGACTGGAAAGAGATGTACAAGGTATTTAATATGGGGCACCGTATGGAATTATATGTCCCTGCTTCCATTGCTGAGGATATTATAGCCATATCCAAAAGCTTTAATATCGATGCGCAAGTTATTGGCCGTGTAGAGGCTTCTGCTCAAAAGCAGGTGACCATCAGTAGCGACAAAGGAAATTTCAGCTATTTTTAA
- a CDS encoding glutamine synthetase III yields the protein MKSLRTIALKEAQTRVSPEVKSPSTKISDFFGVNVFDKKKMKDYLSKEVFQKLISSIEQGELINHEDANHIATAMKSWAMGKGATHYTHWFQPLTGTTAEKHDSFFEPSGEGAIEVFAGSALVQQEPDASSFPNGGIRNTFEARGYTAWDPSSPAFIMESKAGKTLCIPTVFVAYTGEALDYKAPLLKALSAMDKAAVDVCQYFDKSITKVNASLGIEQEYFLVDLALYNARPDLSLTGRTLFGHMSAKGQQLEDHYFGSIPERVFTFMVDFENEALKLGIPLKTRHNEVAPSQFECAPIYEEINLAIDHNQLLMDLMEKVALRHNFKVLLHEKPYAGINGSGKHNNWSLITDTGKNLLSPGKTPKNNLMFLTFFVNTIKAVHEHADLLRASIASVSNDHRLGANEAPPAIISIFLGSQLADVLDEIESSRSIIKKVKNEDSLWLGIPKIPQISFDTTDRNRTSPFAFTGNKFELRAVGSSENSSAPMTVLNAIVADQLVKFKIEVDKLIKKGEKKDVALLTVIKKYIKESKDIRFEGNGYSDEWAAEAEKRGLSNIKTTPKALDAYVSEKSTELFGKLNIFSERELHARHEILLESYFKKLQIEARVMGEVTNSMIIPAAIAYQNTLIENAKGLKELGLGAEALATPLAIINKLSSHLNVVKTSIDEMLEQRKKVNAIEESREKAIAYDEKVKSYFDTIRYHTDKLEQIVDDSVWPLPKFRELLFLK from the coding sequence ATGAAAAGCTTAAGAACAATTGCATTAAAAGAGGCACAAACAAGAGTTTCACCGGAAGTAAAGTCACCTTCAACTAAAATTTCTGACTTTTTTGGAGTGAATGTTTTTGATAAGAAAAAGATGAAAGACTACTTATCAAAAGAAGTATTTCAAAAACTGATCTCATCAATTGAACAAGGTGAATTAATCAACCACGAAGATGCCAACCACATCGCAACAGCCATGAAAAGCTGGGCAATGGGCAAAGGCGCTACACACTACACACACTGGTTTCAGCCGTTGACAGGTACAACTGCCGAAAAACATGATTCATTTTTTGAGCCAAGTGGTGAAGGTGCAATCGAGGTATTTGCCGGAAGTGCCTTAGTTCAGCAAGAGCCAGATGCATCAAGTTTCCCTAATGGTGGTATCCGCAACACTTTCGAGGCGCGTGGTTATACAGCATGGGATCCGTCTTCTCCAGCTTTCATTATGGAAAGCAAAGCAGGTAAGACCCTTTGCATTCCTACCGTATTTGTTGCTTACACAGGCGAAGCCCTGGATTATAAAGCACCTTTGTTAAAAGCACTTTCTGCTATGGATAAAGCTGCTGTTGATGTTTGTCAGTATTTTGACAAAAGCATCACTAAAGTGAATGCATCATTGGGTATCGAGCAGGAGTATTTCCTGGTTGACCTTGCATTATACAATGCCCGTCCGGATTTATCCTTAACCGGTCGTACTTTATTCGGACACATGTCTGCCAAAGGACAACAATTAGAAGATCACTACTTTGGTTCTATTCCGGAGCGTGTGTTCACTTTTATGGTTGACTTTGAAAATGAGGCTTTGAAATTGGGTATCCCTTTGAAAACCCGTCACAATGAAGTTGCACCTTCTCAGTTTGAGTGTGCGCCTATTTATGAGGAAATTAACCTGGCTATTGATCACAATCAATTGTTAATGGATTTAATGGAAAAAGTTGCTTTAAGACACAACTTTAAAGTGCTTTTACATGAAAAACCATATGCAGGTATCAATGGATCGGGTAAACACAACAACTGGTCATTAATTACCGATACAGGCAAAAACTTATTATCACCAGGAAAAACGCCTAAAAACAACCTGATGTTCTTAACCTTCTTCGTTAACACCATCAAAGCAGTTCATGAGCATGCCGACCTATTAAGAGCAAGTATCGCTTCGGTAAGCAACGATCACCGTTTAGGTGCCAACGAAGCTCCACCGGCAATCATTTCTATTTTCCTTGGTTCTCAGTTGGCTGATGTTCTGGACGAAATCGAATCTTCAAGAAGCATCATCAAAAAAGTAAAAAATGAGGATTCATTATGGTTAGGTATCCCTAAAATCCCTCAGATTTCTTTTGATACAACCGACCGTAACCGTACATCACCTTTTGCCTTTACAGGAAATAAATTTGAATTAAGGGCAGTTGGTTCTTCAGAAAACTCTTCAGCTCCAATGACAGTGTTGAACGCTATCGTTGCCGATCAATTGGTTAAATTCAAAATTGAAGTTGATAAACTGATCAAAAAAGGCGAGAAAAAAGATGTTGCGTTATTAACTGTCATCAAAAAATACATCAAAGAATCTAAAGACATTCGTTTTGAAGGTAATGGATACAGCGATGAGTGGGCTGCAGAAGCTGAAAAACGCGGATTATCGAATATCAAAACTACACCTAAAGCTTTGGATGCTTATGTTAGTGAAAAATCTACTGAACTGTTCGGTAAATTAAATATCTTCAGCGAGCGCGAATTACATGCACGTCATGAAATTCTGTTGGAAAGCTATTTCAAAAAACTTCAGATTGAAGCAAGGGTAATGGGAGAAGTAACCAACAGCATGATTATTCCTGCTGCTATTGCTTACCAGAATACATTGATTGAAAATGCTAAAGGACTAAAAGAACTTGGCTTGGGCGCTGAGGCTTTAGCTACGCCATTGGCCATCATCAACAAATTGTCTTCACACTTAAACGTGGTTAAAACCAGCATTGATGAAATGCTTGAGCAACGCAAAAAAGTAAATGCAATTGAAGAAAGCCGTGAAAAAGCGATTGCTTATGATGAAAAAGTAAAATCTTACTTCGATACCATCCGTTATCATACCGATAAGTTAGAACAAATTGTAGACGATAGCGTATGGCCTTTACCTAAATTCAGAGAGTTATTGTTTTTAAAATAA
- a CDS encoding sterol desaturase family protein — MSPNKRLKVGDGHISGYISIFLATLCLLGIFCFLFPEELTTPEFREVYTEDSMELLMAAGIVASFFFALLSVILSKKIKWGLIGSSISGLAILLGAFSVEGRAVEHSSWHFGLDWMILDLLLMVAIFVPLELFFPRNKSQTKFHEEWRTDLTYFVISHLFIQFFGIVTQKPAVVFFGWIGLDEVHVWVQSLPFIAALFLAFFTTDLFQYWAHRIFHTRVYLWPFHSIHHSTHNMDWLAGSRTHFIDIFFTRAMTFIPLYILGFSSTVFNVYIIFIAIHAVLIHANTRINFGFLKYIFTTPQYHHWHHCEDPKYYGHNFASIFPFIDMIFGTYYLPGKKWPASTGVLEAQYPKGFVKQSIYPFTKSPFDTDLHMEEQSKR; from the coding sequence ATGTCTCCTAACAAACGTTTAAAAGTTGGAGATGGCCATATTAGCGGTTACATCTCTATTTTCTTAGCTACCCTTTGCTTACTTGGAATTTTCTGTTTCCTGTTTCCCGAAGAATTGACTACTCCCGAATTCCGTGAAGTTTATACAGAGGACAGTATGGAACTGCTTATGGCCGCAGGAATTGTAGCTTCTTTCTTTTTTGCTTTATTGAGCGTAATTCTCAGCAAAAAGATTAAATGGGGACTCATTGGCTCATCTATTTCAGGATTAGCCATTTTATTGGGCGCTTTCTCTGTTGAAGGCAGAGCGGTAGAGCATTCCAGCTGGCATTTCGGCTTAGATTGGATGATACTCGATCTTTTGCTCATGGTAGCTATTTTTGTTCCCCTGGAATTATTTTTCCCCAGAAATAAATCACAAACTAAGTTTCATGAGGAATGGCGAACAGACCTGACTTATTTTGTAATCAGCCACTTATTTATTCAATTTTTCGGAATCGTTACCCAAAAGCCCGCCGTAGTCTTTTTTGGATGGATTGGCCTGGACGAGGTACACGTATGGGTTCAAAGTTTACCTTTTATCGCGGCCCTATTTCTTGCCTTTTTTACCACAGATTTATTTCAATATTGGGCTCACCGAATTTTCCATACCCGTGTATACCTTTGGCCTTTTCATTCCATACATCACTCTACACACAACATGGACTGGCTGGCCGGCAGTCGCACCCATTTTATAGATATCTTTTTTACCAGGGCAATGACCTTCATCCCACTCTATATCCTGGGCTTTTCAAGTACTGTGTTTAACGTGTATATTATCTTCATTGCCATTCATGCTGTATTGATCCATGCCAATACCCGAATTAACTTCGGCTTTTTAAAATACATTTTCACTACCCCTCAATATCACCACTGGCACCACTGCGAAGATCCTAAGTATTATGGGCATAATTTTGCATCCATATTTCCATTCATCGATATGATTTTTGGCACTTATTATCTTCCCGGAAAAAAATGGCCTGCAAGTACCGGCGTTTTAGAAGCTCAATATCCAAAAGGATTTGTAAAACAAAGTATTTACCCCTTTACAAAAAGCCCTTTTGATACCGACCTGCATATGGAGGAACAGAGTAAGCGATAA
- a CDS encoding SGNH/GDSL hydrolase family protein, producing MELSMKLSKHNRKLSPFVWLFLLFVPIFVKAQPFSPGIKKVLFLGNSITYAGQYVTDIEAYCRMNYPGHQIEFINMGLPSETVSGLSEPGHAGGKFPRPALQERLDRVMNLVKPDVVFACYGMNDGLYMPFDNERFEKFKAGINWLHDKYVKAGIRIVHLTPPIYDELRGGKKGYAAVLDRYAEWLLGQRKAEGWEVADIHFPMKKYLEAHRKVDASFNMAGFYLAADGVHPAELGHWIMAKELLLYLGEKQLQSAPDLMAAIRHPKKEEILKLIVQKQTVMKDAWLTAAGHKRPMKAGLALAEAQEKAEEIEGQINELMK from the coding sequence ATGGAATTATCGATGAAACTAAGTAAACATAATCGTAAATTAAGCCCATTTGTATGGCTGTTTTTGTTGTTTGTTCCAATATTCGTAAAAGCCCAGCCTTTTTCACCAGGTATAAAAAAGGTTTTGTTTTTGGGAAACAGCATCACTTATGCTGGTCAATATGTAACTGATATTGAAGCTTATTGCAGGATGAATTATCCTGGTCATCAAATAGAATTTATCAACATGGGCTTGCCCAGTGAAACGGTATCGGGATTATCCGAACCTGGACATGCCGGAGGGAAGTTTCCGCGACCTGCTCTGCAGGAACGGCTGGACAGGGTAATGAATTTGGTTAAGCCAGATGTCGTTTTTGCCTGTTATGGAATGAATGACGGGCTTTACATGCCCTTTGATAACGAACGTTTTGAAAAATTCAAGGCCGGGATCAACTGGCTGCATGATAAATACGTAAAGGCCGGAATCAGAATTGTACATCTTACACCACCAATTTATGATGAATTAAGAGGGGGCAAAAAAGGCTATGCGGCGGTGCTTGATCGTTATGCCGAGTGGTTACTTGGCCAGCGCAAAGCTGAAGGCTGGGAAGTAGCAGATATTCATTTTCCTATGAAAAAATATCTTGAAGCACACCGTAAAGTGGATGCTTCATTTAATATGGCTGGTTTTTATTTGGCGGCCGACGGTGTGCATCCTGCTGAACTGGGCCATTGGATTATGGCAAAAGAACTGTTGCTTTACCTTGGCGAAAAACAGTTACAATCAGCCCCCGATTTGATGGCAGCAATCAGACATCCTAAAAAAGAAGAGATTTTGAAGTTAATTGTCCAAAAACAAACAGTAATGAAGGATGCCTGGCTGACGGCAGCTGGGCATAAACGCCCTATGAAGGCAGGTTTAGCTTTGGCGGAAGCACAAGAAAAAGCCGAAGAAATAGAAGGGCAGATTAATGAATTGATGAAATAA
- a CDS encoding S46 family peptidase, producing MKRTVYLLLCVMLLSFAHTVKADEGMWLPMLIGKNYEQMKKQGFKLTAKDLYNANGSSLKDAIVHFGGFCTGEIVSDKGLIFTNHHCGYDAIASNSTAQNNILDNGFYAKNYGEEKPIAGLFVRFLQRMEDVTAKVNEATKGLKGGEKEAKMTEVFNAIAKAAITGPSIEANVKDFYKSNQFILFVYERFDDVRLVGTPPQNIGKFGGDTDNWEWPRQTGDFSVFRVYASTGNQAAKYNVQNVPYKPKKFLPVSIKGVKNGDFSIVYGYPGRTDRYLTSYGVDLATEKVSPTIVKLRDIRLKAWKAEMDKDVSLRLKLSSKYAQIANYWKYFIGQTEQLKRLKVADAKRTEEKAFTQWASQKTEFAGLMEQYDQIYKEIDPISVQRTYINEGFNASQWATNASGMGRALINFSKSKYDAAANKQVQENLNNAVNAYEETYNETADKKIFAQILASFYKDVPVKAQPKFFAEIAEKYWAGNPEATFEKYANYLWENSNFIKPEKLKAFIATNPSADAVSADPGYQYALNIIPAEYVKTNFGSIVADFEKKKAELDHLYLKAILEKNAGKIMYPDANSTMRLTYGNVQDYSPKDGMTYKTTTTIDGIMQKYIPGDSEFDLPANLIENYNKKNFGQYGNNGTLTVGFITNNDITGGNSGSPVINGNGELIGLAFDGNWEAMSGDIAFDKKFKRTICVDVRYVLWCIDVLGGAKNIIDELDIRRDGGKK from the coding sequence ATGAAAAGAACAGTTTATTTGCTGTTGTGCGTAATGTTATTGTCTTTTGCCCATACGGTGAAAGCAGACGAAGGGATGTGGCTCCCGATGCTGATAGGTAAAAACTATGAGCAAATGAAGAAACAAGGTTTTAAGCTGACTGCTAAAGACCTGTATAATGCCAATGGCTCTAGTTTAAAAGATGCAATTGTTCATTTTGGTGGTTTCTGTACCGGAGAGATTGTGTCGGACAAAGGCTTGATTTTTACCAATCACCACTGTGGTTATGATGCCATAGCGTCTAATTCGACCGCTCAGAACAATATTTTAGATAACGGATTTTATGCAAAAAATTATGGGGAAGAAAAACCAATCGCTGGTTTGTTTGTCCGTTTTTTGCAAAGAATGGAAGATGTTACAGCTAAAGTTAACGAGGCGACTAAAGGTTTGAAAGGCGGAGAGAAAGAAGCTAAAATGACAGAAGTGTTTAACGCAATTGCTAAAGCTGCAATAACCGGTCCGAGCATTGAAGCCAATGTGAAAGACTTTTATAAATCAAACCAATTCATTCTGTTTGTTTACGAGCGTTTTGATGATGTCCGTCTGGTAGGTACACCTCCTCAAAATATCGGAAAATTTGGTGGAGATACCGACAACTGGGAATGGCCACGTCAGACCGGTGATTTCTCGGTGTTCCGTGTGTATGCTTCAACCGGTAACCAAGCTGCAAAATATAATGTTCAGAACGTTCCTTATAAACCTAAGAAATTCCTTCCGGTTTCAATTAAAGGTGTTAAAAATGGCGATTTCTCCATCGTATATGGTTATCCCGGACGTACCGACAGGTATCTGACTTCTTATGGGGTTGACCTGGCGACTGAAAAAGTAAGCCCTACGATTGTTAAGCTTCGTGATATACGCCTGAAAGCATGGAAGGCCGAAATGGACAAAGATGTGAGTCTGCGTTTGAAATTGTCTTCTAAATATGCGCAGATTGCCAATTACTGGAAGTATTTTATCGGGCAAACCGAGCAGCTGAAACGCCTAAAGGTGGCAGATGCAAAAAGAACGGAAGAAAAAGCTTTTACCCAATGGGCCTCACAAAAAACAGAATTTGCAGGTTTAATGGAGCAATACGATCAGATTTATAAGGAAATTGATCCGATATCTGTTCAGCGTACTTATATTAACGAGGGCTTTAATGCTTCGCAATGGGCAACCAATGCATCGGGCATGGGTAGGGCATTGATCAATTTCAGCAAAAGTAAATACGACGCTGCGGCCAATAAACAAGTGCAGGAGAACCTGAATAATGCGGTAAATGCTTACGAAGAAACTTACAATGAGACGGCCGATAAAAAGATTTTTGCACAGATCTTAGCTTCGTTTTACAAAGACGTTCCGGTAAAAGCTCAACCTAAGTTTTTTGCAGAAATTGCTGAAAAATATTGGGCGGGTAATCCGGAGGCTACTTTTGAGAAGTATGCCAACTATCTTTGGGAAAATAGTAATTTCATTAAGCCAGAGAAGCTGAAAGCATTTATAGCTACAAATCCTTCGGCGGATGCGGTAAGTGCCGATCCAGGGTATCAATATGCTTTAAATATTATCCCGGCAGAGTATGTTAAAACAAACTTTGGTTCAATTGTAGCCGATTTTGAAAAGAAAAAGGCAGAGCTTGACCATTTGTATCTGAAAGCTATTCTGGAGAAAAATGCAGGTAAGATTATGTATCCGGATGCGAACTCGACCATGCGACTTACTTATGGAAATGTTCAGGATTACTCTCCAAAGGATGGTATGACATATAAGACTACCACAACTATTGATGGGATTATGCAGAAATATATTCCAGGTGATAGCGAGTTTGACCTGCCAGCTAATCTGATAGAAAACTATAACAAAAAGAATTTCGGGCAGTATGGTAATAATGGAACCCTAACCGTAGGTTTTATTACCAACAATGACATTACTGGCGGTAACTCGGGTTCTCCGGTGATCAATGGAAATGGAGAATTGATCGGTCTTGCTTTTGATGGTAACTGGGAAGCAATGAGTGGAGATATTGCTTTTGACAAGAAATTTAAGCGCACCATTTGTGTGGATGTAAGGTATGTGCTTTGGTGCATAGATGTACTAGGTGGTGCAAAGAATATTATTGATGAGTTGGATATCAGGAGAGATGGTGGGAAAAAATAA